From Cryobacterium sp. GrIS_2_6:
CCAGCGGCGTGGACAAGTTCCCGCCGCTGCTGAACTACGTCACGCCAGACCGGGTGCGAATCGCGGATGCCTCCAGGGTCCGCCTCGGCGCCTACCTCTCCCCCGGCACCACGGTCATGCACGAGGGCTTCGTGAACTTCAACGCTGGCACCCTCGGCGTCTCCATGGTCGAGGGGCGCATCTCGCAGGGGGTCGTCGTCGGCAACGGCGCTGACATCGGCGGCGGCGCCTCGATCATGGGCACCCTGTCCGGCGGCGGCACCGAGCGCGTGCGCATCGGGGAACGCGCCCTGCTCGGCGCGAACTCCGGCATCGGCATCTCGATCGGCGACGATTCCGTCGTCGAGGCCGGGCTCTACGTCACGGCCGGCACGAAGGTGTCCCTGCCCGACCAGCCGCGCACCGCCGACGGCCGCATGCAGACGATGAAGGCCGTCGAGCTGTCCGGGGTACCGAACCTGCTCTTCCGACGCAACTCGATGTCGGGCGCCGTCGAGGTGCTCGCCCGAAGCGGGAACGGCATCGTCCTGAACGAGCAGCTGCACGCCTAGCCCTGGTACGACGAAAGCGGATGCCCGTCGCGCGGTGGCGTGACGGGCATCCGCTTGTACGACGGCGGCCGGTGAGGGCTAACGGCGGGGGAAGTCCCTGGCCGGGGAGCCCGTGTACAACTGCTGCGGGCGGCCGATCTTCGTGGTCGGGTCCGCGTTCATCTCGCGCCAGTGCGCGACCCAGCCGGGCAGGCGGCCGACGGCGAAAAGGACCGTGAACATGCTCGTCGGGAAGCCCATCGCCTTATAGATGACGCCGGTGTAGAAGTCGACGTTGGGGTAGAGCTTGCGCTCGCGGAAGTAGTCGTCGTTGAGGGCGATGTGCTCGAGCTCCTTGGCGATGTCGAGGAGGTCGTCCTTGACACCGAGGGCGGCGAGCACCTCGTCGGCGCTCTCCTTGACGAGGGTCGCGCGCGGGTCGTAGTTCTTGTAGACCCGGTGGCCGAAGCCCATCAGGCGCACGCCCTGCTCCTTGTTCTTGACCCGTTCGACGAACTTCTCAACGCTCTCGCCGGAGGCCCTGATCTCGCCGAGCATCTTGAGCACGGCCTCGTTCGCGCCGCCGTGCAGTGGGCCGGAGAGCGCGCTGATGCCGGCGGAGACGGAGGCGAAGAGGTTGGCCTCGGTGGAGCCGACGAGGCGCACAGTCGATGTCGAGGCGTTCTGCTCGTGGTCTTCGTGCAGCATCAGCAGGCGCTCGAGCGCCTTGCTCACCACGGGATCGACTTCGTAGGGCTCAGCGAGGGTCCCGAAGATGAGCTTGAGGAAGTTGTCGACGTAGCCGAGGGAGTTGTCCGGGTAGAGGAAGGCCTGCCCGACGCTCTTCTTGTGGGCGTACGCGGCCATCACCGGAAGCTTGGCGAGCAGGTGGATCGTGGCGATTTCGACCTGCTCGGGGTCGTTCGGGTCGAGCGAGTCCTG
This genomic window contains:
- the dapD gene encoding 2,3,4,5-tetrahydropyridine-2,6-dicarboxylate N-succinyltransferase, which gives rise to MTETESPQSAVPTTAWGYGLATVAEDNTVLDTWFPAPLLGSLPAGRDPWIVPASVTELTGADPRRAVHLETVTIEIDLTAPPAGTADAYLRLHLLSHLLVTPNSINLEGIFGHLPVVVWTNAGPMLPADFDRLRPALQRAGIQASGVDKFPPLLNYVTPDRVRIADASRVRLGAYLSPGTTVMHEGFVNFNAGTLGVSMVEGRISQGVVVGNGADIGGGASIMGTLSGGGTERVRIGERALLGANSGIGISIGDDSVVEAGLYVTAGTKVSLPDQPRTADGRMQTMKAVELSGVPNLLFRRNSMSGAVEVLARSGNGIVLNEQLHA
- a CDS encoding citrate synthase; amino-acid sequence: MSDVVQRTPSIDPLGATLAFPGGIAEFPIAHGTEGPSGIDISTLTRQTGLITLDSGFVNTAATRSAITYIDGGKGILRYRGYPIEQIAQNSNFLETAWLLIYGELPSAGELEAFDKRIRKHTLLHEDMRRFFDVLPFNAHPMSVLASGVSAMAAYYQDSLDPNDPEQVEIATIHLLAKLPVMAAYAHKKSVGQAFLYPDNSLGYVDNFLKLIFGTLAEPYEVDPVVSKALERLLMLHEDHEQNASTSTVRLVGSTEANLFASVSAGISALSGPLHGGANEAVLKMLGEIRASGESVEKFVERVKNKEQGVRLMGFGHRVYKNYDPRATLVKESADEVLAALGVKDDLLDIAKELEHIALNDDYFRERKLYPNVDFYTGVIYKAMGFPTSMFTVLFAVGRLPGWVAHWREMNADPTTKIGRPQQLYTGSPARDFPRR